Proteins from a genomic interval of Sander vitreus isolate 19-12246 chromosome 6, sanVit1, whole genome shotgun sequence:
- the tbx20 gene encoding T-box transcription factor TBX20 → MEYTSSPKPQLSSRANAFSIAALMSSGKPNKDKETEENTIKPLEQFVEKSSCNQQSLADLSSLDGHGDFSGSAPAVCTEPLIPTNPGIPSEEMAKISCSLETKELWDKFHELGTEMIITKSGRRMFPTIRVSFSGVDQDSKYIVLMDIVPVDNKRYRYAYHRSSWLVAGKADPPLPARLYVHPDSPFTGEQLMKQMVSFEKVKLTNNELDQHGHIILNSMHKYQPRVHIIKKKEHTASLLNLKSEEFRTFVFVETVFTAVTAYQNQLITKLKIDSNPFAKGFRDSSRLTDMERESVENLIHKHSYARSPIRTYAGDEENLSEDGHSAHTRGSAFTASDNLSLSSWVTTTSGFSGFQHPQSLSAMGTGAASLPHPIQGSLPPYSRLGMPLTPTALAGTMQGSGPSFPSFHMPRYHHYFQQGPYAAIQGLRHTSTVMTPFV, encoded by the exons ATGGAGTATACGTCATCCCCGAAACCGCAGCTCTCATCCAGGGCGAACGCTTTCTCCATAGCCGCCCTGATGTCCAGTGGGAAGCCCAATAAGGACAAGGAGACGGAAGAGAACACCATCAAGCCTCTCG aacaatttgtGGAGAAGTCCTCCTGCAACCAGCAGTCTCTGGCTGACCTGTCCTCCCTGGACGGACACGGGGACTTCAGCGGGAGCGCGCCCGCGGTGTGCACGGAGCCGCTCATCCCTACCAATCCCGGCATCCCCAGCGAGGAGATGGCGAAGATCTCGTGCAGCTTGGAAACCAAAGAGCTGTGGGACAAATTTCACGAGCTCGGCACCGAGATGATCATCACCAAGTCTGGAAG GAGGATGTTTCCCACCATCCGGGTCTCTTTCTCCGGGGTGGACCAGGACTCCAAGTACATCGTGTTGATGGACATCGTCCCAGTAGACAACAAGCGGTACCGATACGCCTACCACCGCTCCTCCTGGCTGGTGGCCGGCAAGGCcgaccctcctctgcccgccAG GTTGTACGTCCACCCGGACTCACCGTTCACTGGAGAGCAGCTCATGAAGCAAATGGTTTCCTTCGAGAAAGTCAAACTGACAAACAACGAACTGGACCAGCACGGACAT ATCATCCTCAACTCCATGCACAAGTACCAGCCGCGGGTCCACATCATCAAGAAGAAGGAGCACACCGCCTCGCTGCTCAACCTCAAGTCCGAGGAGTTCCGCACCTTCGTCTTCGTTGAGACCGTCTTCACCGCCGTCACGGCCTATCAGAACCAGCTG ATCACCAAACTGAAGATTGACAGCAACCCGTTCGCCAAAGGTTTCCGGGACTCGTCGAGGCTGACGGACATGGAGAG GGAAAGTGTTGAGAATCTGATCCACAAGCACTCGTACGCCCGGTCGCCGATCCGAACCTACGCTGGCGACGAGGAGAACCTGAGCGAGGACGGACACAGCGCACACACCAGAG GCTCGGCGTTCACCGCCTCAGACAACCTTTCCCTGAGCTCCTGGGTCACCACCACTTCGGGCTTCTCGGGCTTCCAGCACCCACAGTCCCTGTCGGCCATGGGCACCGGCGCCGCCTCCCTGCCCCACCCCATCCAGGGCTCCCTGCCCCCCTACAGCCGACTGGGCATGCCGCTGACGCCCACCGCTCTGGCTGGAACCATGCAGGGCAGTGGGCcgtccttcccttccttccacATGCCCCGCTACCACCACTACTTCCAGCAGGGGCCCTATGCCGCCATCCAGGGACTCCGCCACACCTCCACGGTCATGACGCCCTTTGTATGA